A part of Miscanthus floridulus cultivar M001 chromosome 6, ASM1932011v1, whole genome shotgun sequence genomic DNA contains:
- the LOC136456277 gene encoding polygalacturonase At1g48100-like isoform X1, giving the protein MKLRAKGLGLLLLLVLLALCSTIEVSEARRGKHWRSSRSSPGSSQLKKGKGKKSSSRRQHGSTRPSPKPPVSSTPSSGAGKGNQSPYQPSPNAPDIPRPSTANGSRHSTPKPPTPSCGKGHQQPSQPPPATSQVAAFNVVDFGAKGDGVTDDTKAFEGAWAAACNQGASTVLVPPELEFLVGPISFSGPYCKPNIVFQLEGTILAPTSAKSWGSGLLQWLEFTKLSGIVIQGSGIINGRGQQWWTYSDPEDEDDDDTYDVEFERMPQIKPTALRFYGSFNVVVAGITIVNSSQCHLKFDNCQGVMVHDVTISSPENSLNTDGIHLQNSKDVSIHHTNLACGDDCISIQTGCSNINIHNVNCGPGHGISIGGLGRDNTKACVSNVTVRDVNMFRTMNGVRIKTWQKRSSIVGLEETEGCSAPIAAPSRPSIRSAAAARSAPRPQCPLAGPPTTRSSIAELEETEGGSAPTTALDGYRAPMAGRSTPPASSTPVNSTRRRASIPMQQGDVALKAHIANICFMCFRGMFHVFRTDVAKVDRDVAHVAMAMHVCFKCMFQMFHLYQTYVASVFI; this is encoded by the exons ATGAAGCTGAGAGCAAAAGGCCTCGGCCTCCTGCTTCTCCTTGTCCTGCTTGCTCTTTGCTCCACCATTGAAGTCAGCGAGGCGAGAAGAGGCAAGCATTGGAGGTCGTCAAGGAGCTCACCAGGCTCCTCTCAGCTGAAGAAAGGCAAAGGAAAGAAGAGTAGCTCCCGCCGGCAACACGGCAGCACCCGCCCAAGTCCGAAGCCACCGGTCAGCTCCACACCAAGCTCTGGTGCTGGCAAAGGAAATCAGAGTCCGTATCAACCAAGCCCAAATGCCCCTGACATCCCGAGGCCAAGCACCGCCAATGGCAGTAGGCATTCCACTCCCAAGCCGCCGACTCCAAGCTGTGGGAAGGGTCATCAACAGCCATCACAGCCGCCACCAGCAACCTCGCAGGTTGCAGCATTCAATGTGGTTGATTTTGGAGCCAAGGGTGACGGAGTTACAGATGATACTAAG GCTTTTGAAGGAGCGTGGGCTGCTGCCTGCAACCAGGGGGCATCTACAGTTCTCGTACCACCAGAACTAGAGTTCCTTGTTGGGCCAATCTCGTTCTCTGGGCCTTACTGCAAACCGAATATTGTCTTCCAG CTGGAAGGAACAATCCTAGCTCCAACCAGTGCTAAATCCTGGGGTTCTGGCTTGCTCCAGTGGCTCGAGTTCACCAAATTAAGTGGAATAGTTATTCAAGGGAGCGGCATTATAAATGGCAGAGGGCAACAATGGTGGACCTACTCAGAcccagaggatgaggatgatgatgacacg TACGATGTGGAGTTTGAAAGAATGCCGCAGATTAAACCAACA GCATTGAGGTTTTATGGTAGTTTCAACGTTGTAGTAGCTGGTATCACTATTGTCAACAGCTCACAGTGCCATCTTAAGTTTGACAACTGTCAAGGAGTGATGGTCCATGACGTGACTATATCCTCCCCTGAGAACAGCCTCAACACTGACGGAATACACCTGCAGAACTCCAAAGATGTCAGCATTCATCATACAAACCTGGCTTGTG GTGATGATTGCATCTCCATCCAGACAGGATGCAGCAACATAAATATACACAACGTGAATTGTGGACCAGGCCATGGAATCAGCATAGGTGGACTAGGCCGAGACAACACAAAAGCATGTGTATCAAATGTTACAGTAAGAGATGTCAACATGTTCAGAACCATGAATGGTGTCAGAATCAAGACCTGGCAG AAGCGAAGCTCCATCGTCGGGCTCGAAGAAACGGAGGGCTGCTCTGCTCCGATCGCCGCCCCATCACGCCCCTCTATCCGGTCCGCAGCTGCCGCCCGGTCTGCTCCAAGGCCGCAATGTCCCTTGGCTGGTCCACCGACGACGCGAAGCTCCATCGCTGAGCTCGAAGAAACGGAGGGCGGCTCCGCTCCGACTACCGCGCTCGACGGCTATCGCGCCCCCATGGCTGGTCGCTCCACGCCACCAGCGAGCTCTACACCGGTGAACTCcacacgccgacgagcctccattcccatgcagcaaggagatgttgcgctgaaagcgcatattgcaaacatatgtttcatgtgtttcagaggtatgtttcatgtgtttcgtaccgatgttgcaaaagtagatcgggatgttgcacatgttgcaatggctatgcacgtgtgtttcaagtgtatgttccaaatgtttcatctgtatcagaCGTATGTCGCAAGtgttttcatctga
- the LOC136456277 gene encoding polygalacturonase At1g48100-like isoform X2: MKLRAKGLGLLLLLVLLALCSTIEVSEARRGKHWRSSRSSPGSSQLKKGKGKKSSSRRQHGSTRPSPKPPVSSTPSSGAGKGNQSPYQPSPNAPDIPRPSTANGSRHSTPKPPTPSCGKGHQQPSQPPPATSQVAAFNVVDFGAKGDGVTDDTKAFEGAWAAACNQGASTVLVPPELEFLVGPISFSGPYCKPNIVFQLEGTILAPTSAKSWGSGLLQWLEFTKLSGIVIQGSGIINGRGQQWWTYSDPEDEDDDDTYDVEFERMPQIKPTALRFYGSFNVVVAGITIVNSSQCHLKFDNCQGVMVHDVTISSPENSLNTDGIHLQNSKDVSIHHTNLACGDDCISIQTGCSNINIHNVNCGPGHGISIGGLGRDNTKACVSNVTVRDVNMFRTMNGVRIKTWQGGVGLVQDIRFSNIQVSEVQTPIIIDQFYCDRSTCRNQTSAVAVSGVQYENIRGTFTIKPVHFACSDSLPCSGISLTGVQLRPVQVPHYHLNNPFCWQAFGELYSPTVPPIACLQIGKPAGNNLQSYDDIC, encoded by the exons ATGAAGCTGAGAGCAAAAGGCCTCGGCCTCCTGCTTCTCCTTGTCCTGCTTGCTCTTTGCTCCACCATTGAAGTCAGCGAGGCGAGAAGAGGCAAGCATTGGAGGTCGTCAAGGAGCTCACCAGGCTCCTCTCAGCTGAAGAAAGGCAAAGGAAAGAAGAGTAGCTCCCGCCGGCAACACGGCAGCACCCGCCCAAGTCCGAAGCCACCGGTCAGCTCCACACCAAGCTCTGGTGCTGGCAAAGGAAATCAGAGTCCGTATCAACCAAGCCCAAATGCCCCTGACATCCCGAGGCCAAGCACCGCCAATGGCAGTAGGCATTCCACTCCCAAGCCGCCGACTCCAAGCTGTGGGAAGGGTCATCAACAGCCATCACAGCCGCCACCAGCAACCTCGCAGGTTGCAGCATTCAATGTGGTTGATTTTGGAGCCAAGGGTGACGGAGTTACAGATGATACTAAG GCTTTTGAAGGAGCGTGGGCTGCTGCCTGCAACCAGGGGGCATCTACAGTTCTCGTACCACCAGAACTAGAGTTCCTTGTTGGGCCAATCTCGTTCTCTGGGCCTTACTGCAAACCGAATATTGTCTTCCAG CTGGAAGGAACAATCCTAGCTCCAACCAGTGCTAAATCCTGGGGTTCTGGCTTGCTCCAGTGGCTCGAGTTCACCAAATTAAGTGGAATAGTTATTCAAGGGAGCGGCATTATAAATGGCAGAGGGCAACAATGGTGGACCTACTCAGAcccagaggatgaggatgatgatgacacg TACGATGTGGAGTTTGAAAGAATGCCGCAGATTAAACCAACA GCATTGAGGTTTTATGGTAGTTTCAACGTTGTAGTAGCTGGTATCACTATTGTCAACAGCTCACAGTGCCATCTTAAGTTTGACAACTGTCAAGGAGTGATGGTCCATGACGTGACTATATCCTCCCCTGAGAACAGCCTCAACACTGACGGAATACACCTGCAGAACTCCAAAGATGTCAGCATTCATCATACAAACCTGGCTTGTG GTGATGATTGCATCTCCATCCAGACAGGATGCAGCAACATAAATATACACAACGTGAATTGTGGACCAGGCCATGGAATCAGCATAGGTGGACTAGGCCGAGACAACACAAAAGCATGTGTATCAAATGTTACAGTAAGAGATGTCAACATGTTCAGAACCATGAATGGTGTCAGAATCAAGACCTGGCAG GGTGGTGTAGGATTGGTTCAAGACATAAGGTTTTCAAATATACAAGTCTCAGAGGTTCAAACACCCATTATCATAGATCAGTTTTATTGTGACAGAAGCACTTGCAGAAATCAAACATCAGCAGTGGCAGTATCAGGAGTTCAATATGAGAATATCAGAGGAACATTTACAATCAAGCCTGTCCATTTTGCATGCAGTGACAGCTTACCTTGTTCAGGAATCTCTCTTACCGGTGTGCAACTCAGACCAGTGCAAGTACCCCACTACCACCTGAATAACCCATTCTGCTGGCAAGCTTTTGGGGAGCTCTACAGTCCAACCGTCCCTCCCATAGCTTGCTTGCAGATTGGAAAACCTGCTGGAAACAACTTACAGTCATATGACGACATATGCTGA
- the LOC136456278 gene encoding peptide deformylase 1B, chloroplastic-like → MDFGLTRTNDWESGTGPHLLSHTGASRWPSDDDRSAVRGVRREPRARSTSARLTSHGVLAQPTLRLGHCSPPLAGRPKKSKPKGEGAAPMAAGLCPRLRVFVASSRPLLAARSGALPQTLRRAGPAMPLAARARRGLGSSTAADPLAEDFATASDLRFESPLEVVKYPDPVLRARNKRISTFDANLRALADEMFDIMYKTDGIGLSAPQVGVNVQLMVFNPAGVKGEGEEIVLVNPVVYKSAKRLLVFEEGCLSFPGIYGNVLRPESVKIEAQDVTGAKIKVKLSGLPARVFQHEFDHLLGILFFDRMTMDVLETIREELKNLEKKYEERTGLASPETVENYEGAKDVFSFSR, encoded by the exons ATGGACTTTGGCCTGACGAGGACGAACGACTGGGAGTCTGGGACCGGGCCCCACTTGCTCAGTCACACTGGGGCTAGTCGGTGGCCGTCCGATGACGATCGTTCGGCAGTCAGAGGTGTCAGGCGCGAGCCACGAGCACGATCCACGAGCGCGCGTCTTACCTCTCACGGCGTCCTCGCTCAGCCCACCCTCCGGCTCGGCCACTGCTCACCGCCTCTTGCCGGACGCCCCAAAAAATCGAAGCCGAAGGGAGAAGGCGCCGCTCCCATGGCCGCTGGCCTCTGCCCTCGCCTCCGCGTCTTCGTGGCCTCCTCTCGCCCGCTCCTGGCCGCGCGCTCCGGAGCGCTGCCCCAAACCCTGCGCCGCGCCGGCCCGGCCATGCCCCTCGCCGCCCGCGCACGCCGCGGCTTAggctcctccaccgccgccgaccCGCTCGCCGAAGACTTCGCCACGG CTTCTGACCTCCGGTTCGAATCGCCACTCGAGGTAGTCAAATACCCCGACCCCGTCCTGCGCGCGCGCAACAAGCGCATCAGCACGTTCGATGCCAACCTCCGCGCCCTGGCCGATGAGATGTTCGACATTATGTACAA GACCGATGGCATTGGTCTCTCAGCACCACAAGTTGGAGTCAATGTGCAGCTTATGGTATTCAATCCTGCTGGGGTgaagggggaaggagaggagaTTGTTCTTGTCAACCCAGTGGTATACAAGTCCGCGAAACGATTGCTTGTGTTTGAAGAAGGGTGCTTATCGTTTCCTGGAATATATGGCAATGTGTTG AGACCAGAAAGTGTGAAAATTGAAGCTCAAGATGTTACAGGGGCAAAGATCAAAGTAAAATTATCTGGTCTACCTGCAAGAGTTTTCCAGCATGAGTTTGATCATTTGCTG GGGATTCTTTTCTTTGATAGAATGACAATGGATGTTCTTGAAACCATACGTGAGGAACTGAAG aacctaGAGAAGAAATACGAGGAAAGAACAGGACTAGCGAGTCCTGAAACTGTTGAGAACTATGAGGGTGCAAAAGATGTCTTTAGTTTTTCAAGATGA